The following proteins are encoded in a genomic region of Actinomycetota bacterium:
- a CDS encoding TatD family hydrolase, translated as MGTAWIDAHCHLDSIEGPVAATVARAGEAGVVAMVTIGTDLASSREAAAIAAANPAVWAAVGVHPHDATTLDGDTLAALAGLAAQPRVVAIGEIGLDFFRDLSPRDAQRDAFRRQLALARDLGAAVVIHMRDAHDELFATLEEVGPPERLIFHCFSGGPADAERGLALGGYISFAGNVSYKNAGLLREAAAVVPLDRVLVETDSPYLAPVPHRGKPNEPAWVVAVGEAVAAAVGVPPEQVAQASMANTIAAFGLPSDLLGN; from the coding sequence GTGGGGACGGCGTGGATCGACGCCCACTGCCACCTCGACTCGATCGAGGGGCCGGTGGCGGCAACCGTGGCGCGGGCCGGCGAGGCCGGCGTGGTGGCGATGGTGACCATCGGCACCGACCTGGCGTCCAGCCGGGAGGCAGCAGCAATCGCGGCGGCGAACCCGGCAGTGTGGGCGGCCGTCGGCGTGCACCCGCACGACGCCACCACCCTGGACGGGGACACCCTGGCCGCCCTTGCCGGGCTGGCGGCGCAGCCCCGGGTGGTGGCCATCGGCGAGATCGGCCTCGACTTCTTCCGGGACCTCTCGCCCCGGGATGCCCAGCGGGATGCCTTCCGCCGCCAGCTGGCGCTGGCGAGGGATCTGGGCGCCGCGGTGGTCATCCACATGCGGGACGCACACGACGAGTTGTTTGCCACGCTGGAGGAGGTCGGGCCGCCTGAGCGCCTGATCTTCCACTGCTTCTCCGGGGGCCCGGCGGACGCCGAGCGGGGGCTGGCGCTGGGGGGCTACATCTCGTTCGCCGGTAACGTGTCGTACAAGAATGCCGGCTTGCTGCGGGAGGCGGCAGCGGTGGTCCCGCTCGACCGGGTGCTGGTGGAAACCGATTCCCCGTACCTGGCGCCCGTGCCGCACCGCGGCAAACCGAACGAGCCGGCGTGGGTGGTGGCGGTGGGCGAGGCGGTCGCGGCGGCGGTCGGTGTGCCGCCGGAGCAGGTGGCCCAGGCTTCGATGGCCAACACCATCGCCGCCTTTGGCCTGCCTTCCGATCTGCTCGGCAACTAG
- the ispE gene encoding 4-(cytidine 5'-diphospho)-2-C-methyl-D-erythritol kinase: MRVAPDLDVEHPPAQSVEVVARAKLNLFLAVGPRRPDGYHEVVTVLQSLDLEDTMTLTRAEEPSVTFAAGPAFRGPLPEAPDLVAAALALYRSELRGPTLSASVVKQIPLAAGLAGGSADAAAALLGADAVNGSRTPRGQLEALCRRIGSDVAFCLRGGSALGTGRGERLSPLPCRHRIWWVLGISAFPLATPDVYRRFDELAVEGGASSGEPGVGEDAVGAADGAGGAVGAGGLVRPNKLVEALAAGHPKALAPLLRNDLQAAAFDLAPRLRGPAEGLRSAGALRVVVSGSGPTLAGLCRDEAHAEEVAARAEPAFDRVEVVASTPLGAEVIARRA, from the coding sequence GTGAGGGTCGCTCCCGACCTGGATGTCGAGCATCCCCCCGCCCAGAGCGTGGAGGTGGTGGCGCGGGCCAAGCTGAACCTGTTCCTGGCGGTCGGACCCCGGCGGCCGGACGGCTACCACGAGGTGGTGACCGTGCTGCAGTCCCTCGACCTGGAGGACACCATGACCCTCACCCGGGCGGAGGAGCCGTCTGTGACCTTCGCCGCCGGACCGGCATTCCGGGGACCGCTGCCCGAGGCTCCGGACCTGGTGGCCGCGGCACTGGCCCTGTACCGCTCCGAGCTGCGCGGCCCGACGTTGTCGGCGAGTGTCGTGAAGCAGATCCCGCTGGCCGCCGGCCTGGCCGGGGGGAGCGCCGACGCCGCCGCCGCCCTGCTGGGCGCCGACGCGGTCAACGGGTCCCGCACCCCCCGGGGGCAGCTGGAGGCCCTGTGCCGCCGGATCGGCTCCGACGTGGCGTTCTGCCTGCGGGGCGGCTCGGCCCTGGGCACGGGCCGGGGCGAGCGGCTCAGCCCGCTCCCCTGCCGGCACCGGATCTGGTGGGTGCTGGGGATCTCGGCATTCCCCCTGGCGACGCCGGACGTGTACCGTCGCTTCGACGAGCTGGCCGTCGAGGGCGGCGCCAGCTCCGGGGAGCCCGGCGTCGGGGAGGACGCTGTGGGCGCGGCGGATGGGGCGGGGGGCGCTGTTGGCGCCGGGGGCCTAGTCCGGCCGAACAAGCTGGTGGAGGCCCTCGCTGCCGGGCACCCGAAGGCCTTGGCTCCGTTGCTGCGCAACGATCTGCAGGCGGCGGCGTTCGACCTGGCCCCCCGGTTGCGGGGGCCGGCGGAGGGGCTCCGGTCGGCTGGCGCCCTGCGGGTGGTGGTGAGCGGCAGCGGGCCCACCCTGGCGGGCCTGTGCCGGGACGAGGCGCACGCCGAGGAGGTCGCCGCCCGGGCGGAGCCCGCCTTCGACCGGGTGGAGGTGGTGGCCAGTACGCCGCTGGGAGCCGAGGTGATCGCCCGCCGGGCGTAA
- the rsmA gene encoding 16S rRNA (adenine(1518)-N(6)/adenine(1519)-N(6))-dimethyltransferase RsmA → MDTGSLSAALTATQIRDLARRHGFKPSQARGQNFVIDPNTIRRIVRLAALEPGDAVLEVGAGAGSLTVALAAEAERVVAVEIDRRVIAALREVVGGVPTVTIVEGDALALDYAPLLAGRPHRLVANLPYNIATPLITRFLEEVPEVVDLLVMVQREVGQRLVAAPGSKTYGALSVLVAAHASGSVVGRVPASVFWPAPDVDSVLVRLVRHGPVGVPAEQLMRVVHAAFGQRRKMLRNALSAGLGVPVPPVEAALVAAGIDPGARAETLSLEAFVALAQALA, encoded by the coding sequence ATGGACACCGGCTCGCTCAGCGCCGCGCTCACCGCCACCCAGATCCGGGATCTTGCCCGGCGCCACGGCTTCAAGCCGTCGCAGGCGCGGGGCCAGAACTTTGTGATCGATCCGAACACCATCCGGCGCATCGTGCGCCTGGCGGCACTCGAGCCGGGCGATGCGGTCCTGGAGGTCGGGGCGGGAGCCGGGTCGCTGACCGTGGCCCTGGCGGCCGAGGCCGAGCGGGTGGTGGCGGTCGAGATCGACCGGCGGGTGATCGCTGCCCTCCGGGAGGTGGTGGGCGGGGTGCCCACCGTCACCATCGTCGAGGGCGACGCTCTGGCGCTGGACTACGCCCCCCTCCTTGCCGGACGGCCGCACCGGCTGGTGGCCAACCTGCCCTACAACATCGCCACGCCGCTCATCACCCGGTTCCTGGAGGAGGTGCCCGAGGTGGTGGACCTCCTGGTGATGGTGCAGCGGGAGGTGGGCCAGCGGCTCGTGGCGGCGCCCGGCTCGAAAACCTATGGCGCCCTGAGCGTGCTGGTGGCCGCCCACGCGTCGGGGAGCGTCGTCGGACGGGTGCCCGCCTCGGTGTTCTGGCCCGCGCCCGACGTGGACTCGGTCCTGGTGCGCCTGGTGCGTCACGGCCCCGTTGGCGTGCCCGCGGAGCAGCTGATGCGGGTGGTGCACGCCGCATTCGGGCAGCGGCGAAAGATGCTGCGCAATGCGTTGTCCGCCGGGCTCGGGGTGCCGGTCCCGCCGGTGGAGGCCGCGCTGGTGGCGGCCGGGATCGACCCCGGAGCCCGGGCCGAAACGCTCAGCCTGGAGGCCTTCGTGGCGCTGGCGCAGGCGCTGGCGTGA
- the pth gene encoding aminoacyl-tRNA hydrolase: MDTPWLIVGLGNPGRSYEHTRHNAGARALERLAAALHTTLGRSKFRALLAETRVDGVPVKLARPTTYMNESGQAVQPLARFYKIDPGQLIVLHDELDLPFAQLRLKRGGGTAGHHGLDSIAGMLGTKDFYRVRIGVGKPARVEATIDWVLDRLPKAAAEALAVAEGEAGDAARAIITDGLDAAMNRYNTRSS, encoded by the coding sequence ATGGATACCCCCTGGCTCATCGTGGGGCTCGGCAACCCCGGGCGCAGCTACGAGCACACCCGCCACAACGCCGGTGCGCGAGCCCTGGAGCGCCTGGCCGCCGCACTGCACACCACCCTCGGGCGCTCGAAGTTCCGGGCGCTGCTGGCCGAGACCCGCGTTGACGGCGTGCCGGTGAAACTCGCCCGGCCGACGACCTACATGAACGAGAGCGGCCAGGCGGTGCAGCCGCTCGCCCGCTTCTACAAAATCGACCCGGGCCAGCTCATCGTGCTGCACGACGAGCTCGACCTCCCCTTCGCCCAGCTCCGCCTGAAGCGGGGCGGCGGCACGGCGGGCCACCACGGGCTGGACTCGATCGCCGGGATGCTGGGGACCAAGGACTTCTACCGGGTGCGCATCGGTGTCGGGAAGCCGGCCCGGGTGGAAGCGACGATCGACTGGGTGCTCGACCGGCTGCCCAAGGCTGCCGCCGAGGCCCTGGCGGTGGCTGAGGGCGAAGCCGGCGACGCCGCCCGGGCGATCATCACCGACGGCCTGGATGCGGCGATGAACCGCTACAACACCCGGAGCAGCTGA
- a CDS encoding AbrB/MazE/SpoVT family DNA-binding domain-containing protein, whose amino-acid sequence MARKVDELGRVVLPSEIRKSFGIREGDYLDISVDSDRIILAKRQTTCVFCHSSEDLKEFRDRMVCASCIGELSGSSDDGAASWDLFAEPDA is encoded by the coding sequence ATGGCTCGCAAAGTCGACGAGCTCGGCCGGGTGGTACTCCCCTCCGAGATCCGGAAGTCCTTCGGGATCCGGGAGGGCGACTACCTCGATATCTCGGTGGACAGCGACCGGATCATCCTGGCCAAGCGCCAGACCACCTGCGTGTTCTGCCACTCCTCCGAGGACCTCAAGGAGTTCCGGGACCGGATGGTGTGCGCCTCCTGCATCGGCGAGCTCTCAGGCAGCTCCGACGACGGGGCGGCCTCCTGGGACCTGTTCGCCGAGCCCGACGCCTGA
- the glmU gene encoding bifunctional UDP-N-acetylglucosamine diphosphorylase/glucosamine-1-phosphate N-acetyltransferase GlmU, which produces MPDNRLAAIVLAAGLGKRFRSAATPKVLHPAAGEPLVGHVLRAVAGLPGLERLIVVVGHGKEAVMAAVQARQPGAVFVEQPVPRGTGDAVNVCREALEGFDGPVLVVSGDSPLITSETLAAQLAEHERAGAAVTALTAVLDDPTGYGRIVHEAGGALRIVEEADASPAEKEITEVSMCFWCFERAPLFEALAQVTADNAQGEYYLPDAVPLLAKAGGRVATFRAPDPSEVLGVNDRRQLAEATRHLRERKIDALMGAGVTVEDPAVTYVDALVTVGPDTVLKPLTFLEGATVVGEGCVIGPSARLIDTTVEDGAEVSFAVVRSAVIGPGAQVGPFSSLRPATRLAEKAKAGSFVEVKGSTVGPGSKVPHLSYIGDTEIGSGVNVGAGTITCNYDGEAGVKSRTVIGDGVLIGSDTMLVAPVTVGDRAMTGAGSVVTRDVEADTVVVGAPARPVRKRRPRAG; this is translated from the coding sequence GTGCCGGACAACCGCCTCGCCGCCATCGTGCTCGCCGCCGGGCTGGGCAAGCGCTTCCGCTCGGCCGCTACGCCCAAGGTGCTCCACCCCGCCGCCGGCGAGCCGCTGGTGGGCCACGTGCTGCGGGCGGTCGCCGGGCTGCCCGGCCTCGAGCGCCTCATCGTCGTGGTGGGCCACGGCAAGGAAGCGGTCATGGCCGCGGTGCAGGCCCGCCAGCCCGGCGCCGTCTTCGTCGAGCAGCCCGTACCCCGGGGGACCGGCGATGCCGTCAACGTGTGCCGGGAGGCCCTGGAGGGCTTCGACGGCCCCGTCCTCGTCGTCTCGGGCGATTCGCCGCTCATCACGAGCGAGACCCTGGCCGCCCAGCTCGCCGAGCACGAGCGGGCGGGGGCGGCGGTGACCGCGCTCACCGCCGTGCTGGACGATCCCACCGGCTACGGGCGCATCGTGCACGAGGCGGGCGGGGCGCTGCGCATCGTCGAGGAGGCCGACGCCTCCCCGGCGGAGAAGGAGATCACCGAGGTCTCGATGTGCTTCTGGTGCTTCGAGCGGGCGCCGCTGTTCGAGGCCCTCGCCCAGGTCACCGCCGACAACGCCCAGGGCGAGTACTACCTGCCCGACGCCGTCCCCCTGCTGGCCAAAGCCGGCGGCCGGGTGGCCACCTTCCGGGCGCCGGATCCGTCCGAGGTGCTGGGGGTCAACGACCGCCGCCAGCTGGCGGAGGCCACCCGGCACCTGCGGGAGCGCAAGATCGACGCCCTCATGGGCGCGGGGGTGACGGTCGAGGACCCGGCGGTGACCTACGTCGATGCCCTGGTCACGGTGGGCCCCGACACCGTCCTGAAGCCGCTGACCTTCCTGGAGGGCGCCACCGTCGTCGGGGAGGGGTGCGTGATCGGCCCGTCGGCCCGGCTTATCGACACCACGGTGGAGGACGGAGCCGAGGTGAGCTTCGCCGTGGTGCGCTCGGCGGTGATCGGCCCCGGGGCGCAGGTGGGGCCGTTCAGCTCGCTTCGCCCCGCCACCCGCCTCGCCGAGAAGGCAAAGGCCGGGTCGTTCGTCGAGGTGAAGGGCTCGACCGTGGGGCCCGGGTCGAAGGTTCCCCACCTGTCCTACATCGGCGACACCGAGATCGGCTCCGGCGTCAACGTGGGGGCGGGGACCATCACCTGCAACTACGACGGCGAGGCGGGCGTGAAGTCCCGGACGGTGATCGGCGACGGGGTGCTGATCGGCTCCGACACCATGCTGGTAGCCCCGGTGACCGTCGGCGACCGGGCCATGACCGGGGCGGGCAGCGTGGTGACCCGGGACGTCGAGGCCGACACCGTCGTGGTCGGGGCGCCGGCACGGCCGGTGAGGAAGCGCAGGCCGAGGGCCGGGTAA
- a CDS encoding RlpA-like double-psi beta-barrel domain-containing protein, which translates to MRGAVRLLLTLLVAAGTAGYLHADGRATLADRNATRTRGASSVASMALTGEEGTVGAAARAPAPGPAAGGGPAGQAAIQAAASPADPGSPATTTTAAPAAAPVAPAPVVTVTVWVVHDGQTNLVTTTAGTVGQMLQGSAIHLSSLDKVSPAPATPLTGGTTIRVYRVTQTVTSTVVSIHYKKVTKSSNTVEMGLTATASTGVNGTTEKDYTKTYQDGRLMSDVLSATKIIVPERDAVTLVGSGQPTFVSHGGSQSGAGSWYATAGLSAASPTLPFGTVVKVTDVSNGRTINVVIRDRGPSTGGGRVIDLSPTAFSHLSSLGSGVISVKLQW; encoded by the coding sequence GTGCGGGGAGCTGTACGGCTACTGCTCACCCTGCTCGTCGCCGCCGGTACCGCCGGGTACCTGCACGCTGACGGCAGGGCGACCCTCGCCGACAGGAACGCCACGCGTACTCGGGGGGCGTCGAGCGTGGCGTCCATGGCCCTTACCGGGGAAGAGGGCACGGTCGGTGCAGCCGCGCGCGCCCCGGCACCGGGCCCAGCCGCCGGGGGAGGGCCTGCTGGCCAGGCGGCAATCCAGGCCGCTGCCTCACCTGCCGACCCGGGCAGCCCGGCCACCACCACGACCGCGGCGCCCGCCGCCGCACCGGTGGCACCGGCCCCGGTGGTGACGGTCACGGTATGGGTCGTACACGACGGGCAGACCAACCTGGTCACGACCACGGCGGGCACCGTCGGCCAGATGCTGCAGGGGTCCGCCATCCACCTGAGCAGCCTGGACAAGGTGAGCCCGGCGCCCGCCACCCCGCTGACCGGCGGCACGACCATCCGGGTGTACCGGGTGACCCAGACGGTGACGTCGACGGTGGTGTCCATCCACTACAAGAAGGTGACCAAGTCCTCGAACACGGTGGAGATGGGCCTGACGGCGACCGCCTCGACCGGGGTCAACGGGACCACGGAGAAGGACTACACCAAGACCTACCAGGACGGGCGGCTGATGTCCGACGTTTTGTCGGCCACCAAGATCATCGTGCCGGAGCGGGATGCGGTGACGCTCGTCGGGTCGGGCCAGCCCACCTTCGTGTCGCACGGCGGGTCGCAGTCCGGAGCCGGGAGCTGGTACGCCACCGCGGGCCTCTCCGCCGCCAGCCCGACGCTGCCCTTCGGCACGGTGGTCAAGGTGACCGACGTGTCGAACGGCCGGACGATCAACGTCGTGATCCGCGACCGGGGGCCGTCCACCGGCGGGGGCCGGGTGATCGACCTGTCCCCGACCGCCTTCTCGCACCTGTCGTCCCTGGGCTCGGGGGTCATCAGCGTGAAGCTGCAGTGGTGA
- a CDS encoding 50S ribosomal protein L25, with amino-acid sequence MEVTLRARTRSGSGKGPARQTRLGGRVPAVLYGRGMEPVSLAVDAKQLGQVMHTTAGANVLVNLEVEGGESYLTMVREVVKHPVRGHFVHVDFVNTDRDVKTHAEVPVTVVGESQGIREGGVIEHHIWALKVGALPGDIPTSIEADISALQIGDHLRVSDIVAPRGVDLHDDPEAIVLSVIEPHAIKAAEAAEVETGEPVAE; translated from the coding sequence ATGGAAGTCACCCTTCGTGCTCGTACGCGCTCCGGATCCGGTAAGGGCCCTGCCCGCCAGACCCGGCTGGGCGGCCGCGTCCCCGCCGTGCTGTACGGCCGGGGCATGGAGCCGGTCTCGCTGGCGGTCGATGCCAAGCAGCTCGGCCAGGTGATGCACACCACCGCCGGGGCCAACGTGCTGGTCAACCTCGAGGTCGAGGGCGGCGAGAGCTACCTCACCATGGTCCGAGAGGTGGTCAAGCACCCGGTCCGCGGCCACTTCGTGCACGTCGACTTCGTCAACACCGACCGGGATGTCAAGACCCACGCCGAGGTGCCGGTCACGGTCGTAGGCGAGAGCCAGGGCATCCGGGAGGGCGGCGTCATCGAGCACCACATCTGGGCGCTGAAGGTGGGGGCGCTGCCCGGCGACATCCCCACCTCCATCGAGGCCGACATCTCCGCGCTGCAGATCGGGGACCACCTGCGGGTGTCCGACATCGTGGCGCCCCGGGGCGTGGACCTGCACGACGACCCGGAGGCCATCGTCCTCTCCGTCATCGAGCCGCACGCCATCAAGGCCGCCGAGGCCGCCGAGGTGGAGACCGGCGAACCCGTAGCCGAGTAG
- the rsmI gene encoding 16S rRNA (cytidine(1402)-2'-O)-methyltransferase has translation MGTGRLSVCATPIGNLEDVSLRLLRVLGEADVVAAEDTRRTAKLLSAHGLHARMVSYHDANEPARTKELLGRLERGEHVALVTDAGTPAVSDPGYHLITGALAAGIAVEVVPGPSAVLAALVASGLPTARFAFEGFLPRKPGERRRRLEALAADDRTLVFFEAPSRVAGTLAAMADVLGPRRAALARELTKLHEEVRRAPLPELAAGVAGEELRGEVALVVEGAPQAPGALEEAVALARELVAAGSPKSGAAAQAAAQHGVPRRAVYEGLLEEG, from the coding sequence GTGGGGACCGGGCGGCTGTCGGTGTGCGCCACGCCGATCGGCAACCTGGAGGACGTGTCCCTCCGGCTGCTGCGGGTGCTGGGCGAGGCGGACGTCGTGGCCGCCGAGGACACCCGGCGGACGGCGAAACTGCTGTCCGCCCACGGGCTGCACGCCCGCATGGTCTCCTACCACGACGCCAATGAGCCGGCCCGCACCAAGGAGCTGCTGGGCCGGCTGGAGCGGGGCGAGCACGTGGCCCTGGTGACCGACGCCGGCACTCCGGCGGTCTCCGACCCGGGCTACCACCTGATCACCGGGGCCCTGGCGGCGGGCATCGCGGTCGAGGTGGTGCCCGGCCCCTCGGCCGTGCTGGCGGCCCTGGTCGCCTCCGGGCTCCCCACCGCCCGCTTCGCCTTCGAGGGCTTCCTCCCCCGCAAGCCCGGGGAGCGTCGGCGGCGCCTGGAGGCGCTGGCCGCCGACGACCGGACCCTGGTCTTCTTCGAGGCCCCGAGCCGGGTGGCGGGCACGCTGGCGGCAATGGCGGACGTCCTCGGCCCCCGGCGGGCTGCGCTGGCCCGGGAACTCACCAAGCTGCACGAGGAGGTCCGGCGGGCACCGCTGCCCGAACTGGCCGCCGGGGTCGCGGGCGAGGAGCTCCGGGGCGAGGTGGCGCTGGTGGTGGAGGGTGCGCCGCAGGCCCCCGGGGCGCTGGAGGAGGCGGTGGCCCTCGCCCGGGAGCTGGTGGCGGCGGGGTCGCCGAAGTCCGGGGCGGCGGCGCAGGCGGCGGCGCAGCACGGCGTGCCCCGGCGGGCGGTGTACGAGGGCCTGCTGGAGGAGGGGTGA
- a CDS encoding ribose-phosphate pyrophosphokinase codes for MEIGIKKRATLYSGTSNLPLAREIANHLGMALGEVAINRFASGEIYVRFQESARGTDAFVIQTHCHPVNEMIMEQLVMIDALKRASAHRINAVIPFFGYARQDRKSLAREPISARLVADLLQVAGADRVLTIDLHSGQIQGFFDIPVDHLTALPILADYVDLHHRENLVVVAPDAGRVRVAEKYSLHLDAPLALMRKRRMIEGKGAASAEVLDVVGDIAGKRCLVVDDMIDTGGTLVAAVNHLITHGASEVMAAATHAVFSGPAIQRLQESPLSQVIVTNSMPLPDPPPSKVKVVSIASIVADTIRAVFQDESVSEIFQGENQEAIPPENRKRGRQRRRPGTADEPKTP; via the coding sequence ATGGAAATCGGCATTAAAAAGCGGGCGACGCTGTATTCGGGGACGTCGAACCTTCCCCTGGCCCGCGAGATCGCCAACCACCTGGGCATGGCCCTGGGCGAGGTGGCCATCAACCGGTTCGCCTCCGGCGAGATCTACGTGCGCTTCCAGGAGTCCGCCCGGGGCACCGACGCCTTCGTCATCCAGACCCACTGCCACCCGGTCAACGAGATGATCATGGAGCAGCTGGTCATGATCGACGCCCTGAAGCGGGCGAGCGCCCACCGCATCAACGCCGTCATCCCCTTCTTCGGCTACGCCCGCCAGGACCGCAAGTCGCTCGCCCGGGAGCCGATCTCGGCCCGGCTGGTGGCCGACCTGCTGCAGGTGGCGGGGGCGGACCGGGTGCTCACCATCGACCTGCACTCCGGGCAGATCCAGGGGTTCTTCGATATCCCAGTGGACCACCTGACCGCCCTGCCCATCTTGGCCGACTACGTGGATCTGCACCACCGGGAGAACCTGGTGGTGGTAGCGCCGGATGCAGGCCGGGTGCGGGTGGCGGAGAAGTACTCGCTCCACCTGGACGCCCCCCTGGCCCTGATGCGCAAGCGCCGGATGATCGAGGGCAAGGGGGCGGCGTCCGCCGAGGTGCTCGACGTGGTGGGCGACATCGCCGGCAAGCGCTGCCTGGTGGTGGACGACATGATCGACACCGGCGGGACCCTGGTGGCGGCGGTGAACCACCTGATCACCCACGGCGCCAGCGAGGTGATGGCCGCCGCCACGCACGCGGTGTTCTCCGGGCCGGCCATCCAGCGGCTGCAGGAGTCCCCGCTGTCCCAGGTGATCGTCACCAACTCCATGCCCCTGCCCGATCCCCCACCGTCCAAGGTGAAGGTGGTGTCGATCGCTTCGATCGTGGCCGACACGATCCGGGCCGTGTTCCAGGACGAGTCGGTGTCAGAGATCTTCCAGGGCGAGAACCAGGAGGCAATCCCGCCCGAGAACCGCAAGCGGGGCCGCCAGCGCCGGCGCCCGGGGACTGCCGACGAACCGAAGACGCCCTAG
- the metG gene encoding methionine--tRNA ligase codes for MPKNTFYLTTPIYYVNDVPHIGHAYTTVAADFIARTHRMRGERVHFLTGTDEHGEKVAQAAAARGIEPQAWADQVVPRWREVWSRLEISYDDFIRTTEARHIEPVQRLAQQLYDQGDVYLGTYEGPYCVACETYYQPSEIVDGCCPIHERPVEMLKEENYFFRLSAYADRLLALYEAQPDFVALESRRNEVVSLVRGGLQDLSMSRTSFSWGIPIPWDPAHVMYVWVDALQNYITAVGYGSDEARFEACWPADYHFIGKDILRHHAVIWPALLMAAGLPLPRHVFAHGYLTVGGKKMSKTNLTGISPHTLIDTFGADGYRYHFLREGTFGQDGAFSWEAMVARYNADLANDLGNLVSRALAMVTNYFDGAVPSPGPARDADADLAAAAQTAADGMAAGVDALDLGGALESAMGLVRATNLFINAEAPWKLAKEPEQRERLATVLYSVCESIRWCSVLFAAAMPAACRRIREQLGLGPEERPLAEALLWADLAPGTTVHRGAGIFPRVEATVEAETPAEP; via the coding sequence ATGCCTAAGAACACGTTCTACCTCACAACCCCGATCTACTACGTCAATGATGTTCCCCATATCGGGCACGCCTACACCACCGTGGCTGCCGACTTCATCGCGCGGACGCACCGCATGCGGGGCGAGCGAGTCCACTTCCTGACCGGCACGGACGAGCACGGCGAGAAGGTGGCCCAGGCTGCGGCGGCCAGGGGGATCGAGCCGCAGGCCTGGGCCGACCAGGTCGTGCCCCGCTGGCGAGAGGTCTGGAGCCGCCTGGAGATCTCCTACGACGACTTCATCCGCACCACCGAGGCGCGCCACATCGAGCCGGTGCAGCGCCTGGCCCAGCAGCTCTACGACCAGGGGGACGTGTACCTCGGCACCTATGAGGGCCCGTACTGCGTCGCGTGCGAAACCTATTACCAGCCGTCGGAAATCGTCGATGGGTGCTGCCCGATCCACGAGCGCCCGGTCGAGATGCTGAAGGAGGAGAACTACTTCTTCCGGCTGTCGGCCTACGCCGACCGGCTGCTGGCGCTCTACGAGGCGCAGCCCGATTTTGTCGCCCTCGAGAGCCGGCGCAACGAGGTCGTGTCGCTGGTGCGGGGCGGGCTGCAGGACCTGTCGATGAGCCGGACGTCGTTCTCGTGGGGCATCCCCATCCCGTGGGACCCGGCGCACGTCATGTACGTGTGGGTGGACGCGCTGCAGAACTACATCACCGCAGTGGGCTACGGCTCGGACGAAGCCAGGTTCGAGGCGTGCTGGCCGGCCGACTACCACTTCATCGGCAAGGACATCCTGCGCCACCACGCGGTGATCTGGCCCGCTCTGCTGATGGCGGCGGGCCTCCCGCTGCCCCGCCACGTCTTCGCCCACGGCTACCTGACGGTCGGGGGCAAGAAGATGTCGAAGACCAACCTGACCGGGATCTCGCCCCACACCCTCATCGACACCTTCGGCGCCGACGGGTACCGCTACCACTTCCTGCGGGAGGGGACCTTCGGCCAGGACGGGGCGTTCTCGTGGGAAGCAATGGTGGCGCGCTACAACGCCGACCTGGCCAACGACCTCGGCAACCTCGTGAGCCGGGCGCTGGCGATGGTGACCAACTACTTCGACGGTGCCGTCCCCTCCCCGGGGCCGGCGCGGGATGCCGACGCCGACCTCGCCGCCGCGGCCCAGACCGCCGCCGACGGGATGGCAGCCGGGGTCGATGCGCTGGACCTCGGCGGGGCCCTGGAGTCGGCCATGGGTCTGGTGCGGGCGACCAACCTCTTCATCAACGCCGAAGCCCCCTGGAAGCTGGCCAAGGAGCCCGAGCAGCGGGAACGGCTCGCCACGGTGCTGTACTCGGTGTGCGAGTCGATCCGGTGGTGCTCGGTGCTGTTCGCCGCCGCCATGCCGGCGGCCTGCCGGCGGATCCGCGAGCAGCTCGGCCTCGGCCCGGAGGAACGCCCGCTGGCCGAAGCGCTGCTGTGGGCCGATCTGGCCCCGGGAACGACCGTCCACCGGGGGGCGGGGATCTTCCCACGGGTCGAGGCCACGGTCGAGGCCGAGACGCCGGCGGAGCCCTGA